A single region of the Pyxidicoccus trucidator genome encodes:
- a CDS encoding ABC transporter permease, with product METLLQDVRYALRTLGRSPGFTLVAVLALALGIGANSAVFSVVNGVLLKAPPFAEPSQLVHLWGNFFKADLKDISVSVPEYRDYRELPRVFASVAAYDTDDATLTGGDVPERLSVTTSTASFFATMGVSPVRGRAYTEEEETPGRERVLVLTHKAWRTRFAEDEGVLGRTLQLDGNTYTVVGVLPPDVEYPAGTDVYAPLAPTPEQASNERRGSRSLSVLARLKPGVTLEAARTDLARVASEMERTHENNYKGGGWAITVNSLEDQVVGDVRGTLWLLLGAVGFVLLVACSSVANLLLARAAARGREVSIRAALGAGRQRLVAQFLTESLVLSLAGGVLGLLLAVWGTDVLLAVVGEGLPRAAEVRLDVPSVLFTAGVSLLTGLGFGLVPALQASRADLNSALREGTRGTDGKKAGRLRAGLVVAQVALALVLLVGAGLFAKSLHALSDVEPGFTPEGVLTGRVALPRSSYADTARRSSFMGELLARLQALPGVEAAGVTNMLPLGGRTDNSFDIEGRTKAPDEMWPAVETRFASADYLRALRARLREGRMLAETDGQDAPGAVVINKSFADLYWPQGNALGQRLKLHRQETRWATVVGIIDDLREWGLDKPSRPAAYYSAAQFPLYNLNLVVRAKAGTPESLRTAIESEVRALDGNLPLFNVAPMVRLVDDSIGSRRLSAMLMGLFAGTALLLAALGISGVIGYSVAQRTREMGIRMALGAARRDVLALVLGQGLKLAGLGVAVGLVLSLGLAQLLSALLYGVTAYDPWTFVGVAALLCGVALLATWLPARRATRVDPIIALKAE from the coding sequence ATGGAAACCCTCCTGCAGGATGTCCGCTACGCGCTGCGCACGCTGGGCCGCAGCCCCGGCTTCACGCTGGTGGCGGTGCTCGCGCTGGCGCTGGGCATCGGCGCCAACAGCGCGGTGTTCAGCGTGGTGAACGGCGTGCTGCTCAAGGCGCCGCCCTTCGCCGAGCCGTCGCAACTGGTCCACCTCTGGGGCAACTTCTTCAAGGCGGACCTCAAGGACATCTCGGTGTCGGTGCCGGAGTACCGGGACTACCGCGAGCTGCCGCGCGTCTTCGCGTCGGTGGCGGCCTACGACACCGACGATGCGACGCTCACCGGAGGAGACGTGCCGGAGCGGCTCAGCGTGACGACCTCCACGGCCTCCTTCTTCGCCACGATGGGCGTGTCCCCGGTGCGCGGCCGGGCCTACACCGAGGAGGAGGAGACGCCGGGCAGGGAGCGGGTGCTGGTGCTCACGCACAAGGCGTGGCGCACGCGCTTCGCGGAGGACGAGGGCGTGCTGGGGCGCACGCTCCAGCTCGACGGCAACACGTACACGGTGGTGGGAGTGCTGCCGCCGGACGTGGAGTACCCGGCGGGCACGGATGTGTACGCGCCCCTGGCCCCCACGCCGGAGCAGGCCTCGAACGAGCGTCGTGGGAGCCGCAGCCTCAGCGTGCTGGCGCGGCTGAAGCCGGGGGTGACGCTGGAGGCCGCGCGGACGGACCTGGCGCGGGTGGCGTCGGAGATGGAGCGCACGCATGAGAACAACTACAAGGGCGGCGGCTGGGCCATCACCGTGAATTCGCTGGAGGACCAGGTGGTGGGCGACGTGCGCGGCACGCTGTGGCTGCTGCTGGGCGCGGTGGGCTTCGTGCTGCTGGTGGCGTGCAGCAGCGTGGCCAACCTCCTGCTGGCGCGGGCGGCGGCGCGAGGGCGCGAGGTGTCCATCCGCGCGGCGCTGGGCGCGGGCCGTCAGCGGCTGGTGGCGCAGTTCCTCACGGAGAGCCTGGTGCTGTCGCTGGCTGGCGGGGTGCTGGGCCTGCTGCTGGCGGTGTGGGGTACGGACGTGTTGCTGGCGGTGGTGGGGGAGGGGCTGCCCCGTGCGGCGGAGGTGCGGCTGGACGTGCCGTCGGTGCTCTTCACCGCCGGGGTGTCGCTGCTCACGGGGCTGGGGTTCGGCCTGGTGCCGGCGCTCCAGGCCAGCCGCGCGGACCTGAACAGCGCGCTGCGCGAGGGCACGCGCGGCACGGACGGGAAGAAGGCGGGCAGGCTGCGCGCGGGGCTGGTGGTGGCGCAGGTGGCGCTCGCGCTGGTGCTGCTGGTGGGCGCGGGCCTCTTCGCGAAGAGCCTCCATGCCTTGAGCGACGTGGAGCCGGGCTTCACCCCCGAGGGCGTGCTCACCGGCCGCGTCGCGCTGCCGCGCTCGAGCTACGCGGACACGGCGCGCCGGTCGTCCTTCATGGGTGAGCTGCTCGCCCGCCTCCAGGCCCTGCCCGGTGTGGAGGCCGCGGGGGTGACGAACATGCTGCCGCTCGGTGGGCGTACCGACAACAGCTTCGACATCGAGGGCCGGACGAAGGCACCGGATGAGATGTGGCCGGCGGTGGAGACGCGCTTCGCCAGCGCGGACTACCTGCGCGCGCTGCGGGCGCGGCTGCGTGAGGGCCGCATGCTGGCGGAGACGGACGGGCAGGACGCGCCGGGGGCGGTGGTCATCAACAAGAGCTTCGCGGACCTCTACTGGCCCCAGGGCAACGCGCTGGGCCAGCGGCTGAAGCTGCACCGCCAGGAGACGCGGTGGGCCACGGTGGTGGGCATCATCGACGACCTGCGCGAGTGGGGCCTGGACAAGCCCTCGCGCCCGGCGGCGTATTACTCGGCGGCGCAGTTCCCCCTCTACAACCTGAACCTGGTGGTGCGCGCGAAGGCGGGCACCCCGGAGTCGCTGCGCACGGCGATTGAATCCGAGGTGCGCGCGCTGGACGGCAACCTGCCCCTGTTCAACGTAGCGCCCATGGTGAGGCTGGTGGACGACTCCATCGGCTCGCGCCGGCTGTCGGCGATGTTGATGGGGCTGTTCGCGGGCACGGCGCTGCTGCTGGCGGCGCTGGGCATCTCCGGCGTCATCGGCTACTCGGTGGCGCAGCGTACGCGGGAGATGGGCATCCGCATGGCGCTGGGCGCGGCGCGCCGGGACGTGCTGGCGCTGGTGCTGGGCCAGGGCCTCAAGCTGGCGGGCCTGGGCGTGGCGGTGGGCCTGGTGTTGTCACTGGGACTCGCCCAGCTCCTGAGCGCGCTGCTGTACGGGGTGACGGCGTATGACCCGTGGACCTTCGTGGGCGTGGCCGCGCTGCTGTGTGGCGTGGCCCTGCTGGCCACCTGGCTGCCCGCGCGCCGCGCCACGCGCGTGGACCCCATCATCGCCCTGAAGGCGGAGTAG
- a CDS encoding ABC transporter ATP-binding protein, translating into MSQPLISLRNVEKSYPLAGGRAWVLRRIDLDIQPGEFVTLMGPSGAGKSTLLSILGMLDAEWTGEFVLDGNPVHTMKQKERAELSRRTIGFVFQQYHLLDNLTVAENLEVPLSYRNLKRGEREALVGDMLDRFSLVGKKDLFPSQLSGGQQQLVGIARALISNPKVLLADEPTGNLHSAQAKHIMEVFQGLNRDGTTIIQVTHSDANAAYGHRVVQLADGWLQKP; encoded by the coding sequence ATGTCCCAGCCCCTCATCTCCCTCCGTAACGTCGAGAAGTCCTATCCCCTGGCGGGCGGCCGCGCCTGGGTGCTGCGCCGCATCGACCTGGACATCCAGCCCGGTGAGTTCGTCACGCTGATGGGCCCGTCCGGCGCGGGCAAGTCCACGCTGCTGTCGATTCTGGGCATGCTCGACGCCGAGTGGACGGGCGAGTTCGTGCTGGACGGCAACCCGGTGCACACGATGAAGCAGAAGGAGCGCGCGGAGCTGTCGCGGCGCACCATCGGCTTCGTCTTCCAGCAGTACCACCTGCTGGACAACCTCACGGTGGCGGAGAACCTGGAGGTGCCGCTGTCCTACCGCAACCTCAAGCGCGGCGAGCGCGAGGCGCTGGTGGGCGACATGCTGGACCGCTTCAGCCTGGTGGGGAAGAAGGACCTCTTCCCCTCGCAGCTCTCCGGTGGGCAGCAGCAATTGGTGGGCATTGCCCGCGCGCTCATCTCCAACCCCAAGGTGCTGCTGGCGGACGAGCCCACCGGCAACCTCCACTCGGCGCAGGCGAAGCACATCATGGAGGTCTTCCAGGGCCTCAACCGGGACGGCACCACCATCATCCAGGTGACGCACTCCGACGCCAACGCGGCGTATGGCCACCGCGTCGTCCAGCTCGCGGACGGGTGGCTGCAGAAGCCCTGA
- a CDS encoding ABC transporter permease, which produces MLSDLKMDLRYALRTMRQSPVFTVAAVLVLSLGIGATTALFSVVDAVLLRPLPFAEPERVVMLGSEKQQRVPPRYSLMTFEDLKRQSTQLRSLTAYSNNLFNLTGEGDAQQVRGTLVAGDFFGAFGVQPVLGRTFTLEEQRTPVVVLSHSHWQAMGGGADVLGRTLTLSDQPYTVVGVMPPSFQVPQASTALWVPYDSQPGAATSEPRTQRGFRAFMVAGRLAPGATLETAKQELAALAPSLLAEDAALELGVVSYAEQLTRDVRLALWVLLGAVALVLLLAAANVAHLQLARAASRQRELGIRVALGAWRGRLVRQLLTESLMLALLGGVGGVLLALWGTDLLLLLGANALPRGGDVAVQGRVLLFTLAVTLLTGVGVGLAPALQRSQLSPGTVLGRGATEASRGRTHAVLVVAEVALALVLITGAGLMLKSFWRLHQVDPGLDAEGVFVARLSISRERFREPERLAAFHRELMARLNARPEVAAAGLGQSLPGGGDIRRSGYWVEGTVDAPNRPNALVNTSTPGFLEALRVPLLAGRRLADTDRTDAPLVMVVSEHFAREVFPGQDPLGRRVTFGGDDAQGNPLWVTVVGVVGDVPYAGVEAGHEPTAYVPVEQGGAQGPVSGGQLAVRAAPGLSPLALESVVREELRALDSTVALAQVATLEDRLAADLNRPRFRTVLLGAFGVLALVLAAVGIYGVMSYAVAQRAHEMGVRMALGAQRGDVLRLVVGQALRRVALGLGLGLAGALSLHRVMEGLLYGVGSLDLTVLCAVAFLLLGTAWLASWLPARRAASVDPASVLRRG; this is translated from the coding sequence ATGCTGAGCGACCTGAAGATGGACCTGCGGTACGCGCTGCGCACGATGCGCCAGTCGCCCGTGTTCACCGTGGCGGCGGTGCTGGTGCTGTCGCTGGGCATCGGCGCGACGACGGCGCTCTTCAGCGTGGTGGACGCGGTGCTGCTGCGGCCGCTGCCCTTCGCGGAGCCGGAGCGGGTGGTGATGCTCGGCTCGGAGAAGCAGCAGCGGGTGCCTCCGCGCTACAGCCTGATGACCTTCGAGGACCTGAAGCGCCAGTCCACGCAGCTGCGCTCGCTCACCGCGTACTCCAACAACCTCTTCAACCTCACGGGTGAAGGGGACGCGCAGCAGGTCCGGGGCACCCTGGTGGCGGGCGACTTCTTCGGCGCGTTCGGCGTGCAGCCCGTGCTCGGGCGCACCTTCACGCTCGAGGAGCAGCGCACGCCGGTGGTGGTGCTCTCCCACTCGCACTGGCAGGCCATGGGCGGCGGGGCGGACGTGCTGGGCCGCACGCTGACGCTGAGCGACCAGCCGTACACGGTAGTGGGGGTGATGCCGCCGTCCTTCCAGGTGCCCCAGGCGTCGACGGCGCTGTGGGTGCCCTATGACAGCCAGCCGGGCGCGGCCACCTCGGAGCCCCGGACGCAGCGGGGCTTCCGCGCGTTCATGGTGGCGGGACGGCTGGCACCGGGGGCCACGCTGGAGACGGCGAAGCAGGAGCTGGCGGCGCTCGCCCCGTCCCTGCTGGCGGAGGACGCCGCCCTGGAGCTGGGCGTGGTGAGCTACGCCGAGCAGCTCACCCGGGACGTGCGCCTGGCGCTGTGGGTGCTGTTGGGCGCGGTGGCGCTGGTGCTGCTGCTGGCGGCGGCCAACGTGGCGCACCTCCAGCTCGCGCGGGCGGCGTCGCGGCAGCGCGAGCTGGGCATCCGCGTGGCGCTCGGCGCGTGGCGGGGGCGGCTGGTGCGGCAGCTCCTCACGGAGAGCCTGATGCTGGCGCTGCTGGGCGGCGTGGGCGGCGTGCTGCTGGCCCTGTGGGGCACGGACTTGCTGTTGCTGCTGGGAGCCAACGCGCTGCCGCGCGGCGGAGACGTGGCGGTGCAGGGGCGGGTGCTCCTCTTCACGTTGGCGGTGACGCTGCTGACGGGCGTGGGGGTGGGGCTGGCGCCCGCGCTGCAGCGCAGCCAGCTCTCGCCGGGGACGGTGCTGGGCCGGGGCGCCACGGAGGCGTCGCGAGGTCGGACGCACGCGGTGCTGGTGGTGGCGGAGGTGGCGCTGGCGCTGGTGCTCATCACCGGCGCGGGGCTGATGCTCAAGAGCTTCTGGCGGCTGCACCAGGTGGACCCGGGGCTGGACGCCGAGGGCGTCTTCGTCGCGCGCCTGTCCATCTCCCGGGAGCGCTTCCGCGAGCCGGAGCGGCTGGCGGCCTTCCACCGCGAGCTGATGGCCCGGCTCAACGCGCGCCCGGAGGTGGCCGCCGCGGGCCTGGGCCAGAGCCTGCCGGGGGGCGGGGACATCCGCCGCTCGGGCTATTGGGTGGAGGGGACGGTGGACGCGCCCAACCGGCCGAACGCCCTCGTCAACACGTCCACGCCCGGCTTCTTGGAGGCGCTGCGCGTGCCGCTGCTCGCGGGCCGCCGGCTGGCGGACACCGACCGGACGGATGCGCCGCTGGTGATGGTGGTGAGCGAGCACTTCGCCCGCGAGGTGTTCCCGGGCCAGGACCCGCTGGGCCGCAGGGTGACGTTCGGCGGGGATGACGCGCAGGGCAATCCCCTCTGGGTCACGGTGGTGGGCGTGGTGGGAGACGTTCCGTACGCCGGAGTGGAGGCGGGCCACGAGCCCACGGCGTACGTGCCCGTGGAGCAGGGCGGAGCCCAGGGGCCGGTCTCGGGCGGGCAGCTCGCGGTGCGGGCCGCGCCGGGCCTGTCACCCCTGGCGCTGGAGTCCGTGGTGCGCGAGGAGCTGCGCGCGCTGGACTCGACGGTGGCGCTCGCGCAGGTCGCCACGCTGGAGGACCGGCTGGCCGCGGACCTGAACCGGCCGCGCTTCCGCACGGTGCTGCTGGGCGCCTTTGGCGTGCTGGCGCTGGTGCTGGCCGCCGTGGGCATCTACGGCGTCATGTCCTACGCGGTGGCGCAGCGCGCGCATGAGATGGGCGTGCGGATGGCGCTGGGCGCCCAGCGCGGGGACGTGCTGCGGCTGGTGGTGGGGCAGGCGCTGCGGCGGGTGGCGCTGGGGCTGGGGCTGGGGCTTGCCGGGGCGCTGTCGCTGCACCGGGTCATGGAGGGGCTCTTGTACGGCGTGGGCTCGCTGGACCTCACGGTGCTCTGCGCCGTGGCCTTCCTGTTGCTGGGCACCGCCTGGCTGGCGAGCTGGCTGCCGGCTCGTCGGGCGGCCAGCGTGGACCCGGCCTCCGTCCTTCGTCGCGGCTGA
- a CDS encoding sigma-54-dependent transcriptional regulator produces MPASTARPARILIADDQADVLEALRLLLKRDGYSVVTSQSPQGALATLESEDVDLVLMDLNYARDTTSGREGMDLLGRIRAQDASLPVVVMTAWGSVEGAVEAMRGGARDYVQKPWDNTRLLATLRTQLELGRALKRSRRLEEENQHLRRGQGGQPAMVSESRAMQPIRRLIERVAPSGANVLVTGEHGTGKEVVARLLHASSTRVDRPFVAVNSGGLSEGVFESELFGHVKGAFTDAKADRIGCFELADGGTLFLDEIGNMPLSQQAKLLRVLQTGELHPVGSSKTRRVDVRVVSATNVDLSKAVAEGRFREDLLYRLNTVELQLPALRERREDIPLLAAHFLAEHGRRYGRPTMRLSPGALEALLSYAWPGNVRELEHAVERALLMAAGDEVTADDLLLKRATREGQSRLEEMTLEEVERYLIERALARHEGNVSEAAKGLGLSRSALYRRLQHYGIKGAR; encoded by the coding sequence GTGCCGGCGTCCACCGCCCGGCCCGCTCGCATCCTCATCGCCGACGACCAGGCGGACGTGCTGGAGGCGCTCCGGCTGCTGCTCAAGCGCGACGGGTACTCCGTCGTCACCTCCCAGTCGCCCCAGGGCGCGCTGGCCACGCTGGAGTCGGAGGACGTGGACCTGGTCCTGATGGACCTGAACTACGCGCGCGACACCACGTCCGGGCGGGAGGGCATGGACCTGCTCGGCCGCATCCGCGCGCAGGACGCGTCGCTGCCGGTGGTGGTGATGACGGCCTGGGGCAGCGTGGAGGGCGCGGTGGAGGCCATGCGCGGCGGAGCGCGCGACTACGTGCAGAAGCCGTGGGACAACACGCGCCTGCTGGCCACGCTGCGCACGCAGCTGGAGCTGGGCAGGGCCCTGAAGCGCAGCCGGCGGCTGGAGGAGGAGAACCAGCACCTGCGGCGCGGGCAGGGCGGGCAGCCCGCCATGGTGTCCGAGTCGCGCGCCATGCAGCCCATCCGCCGCCTCATCGAGCGCGTGGCCCCGTCCGGCGCCAACGTGTTGGTGACGGGCGAGCACGGCACGGGCAAGGAAGTGGTGGCGCGGCTGCTCCATGCCTCCTCGACGCGGGTGGACCGGCCCTTCGTGGCGGTGAACTCGGGTGGCCTGTCGGAAGGCGTCTTCGAGAGCGAGCTGTTCGGCCACGTGAAGGGCGCCTTCACGGACGCGAAGGCGGACCGCATCGGCTGCTTCGAATTGGCGGATGGCGGCACGCTCTTCCTGGACGAGATTGGCAACATGCCGCTGTCGCAGCAGGCCAAGCTGCTGCGCGTCTTGCAGACGGGCGAGCTGCACCCGGTGGGCTCGTCGAAGACGCGCCGGGTGGACGTGCGGGTGGTGAGCGCCACCAACGTGGACCTGTCCAAGGCGGTGGCGGAGGGCCGCTTCCGCGAAGATTTGCTGTACCGCCTCAACACGGTGGAGCTGCAACTGCCGGCGCTGCGCGAGCGGCGCGAGGACATTCCCCTGCTGGCGGCTCACTTCCTGGCGGAGCACGGCCGGCGCTACGGACGGCCCACGATGCGGCTGTCGCCTGGAGCGCTGGAGGCGCTGCTGTCCTATGCGTGGCCGGGCAACGTGCGCGAGCTGGAGCACGCGGTGGAGCGCGCGCTGCTGATGGCGGCGGGGGACGAGGTGACGGCGGATGACCTGCTGCTCAAGCGCGCCACGCGAGAGGGCCAGTCGCGGCTGGAGGAGATGACGCTGGAGGAAGTGGAGCGCTACCTGATTGAGCGGGCGCTGGCGCGGCACGAGGGCAACGTGAGCGAGGCGGCCAAGGGGCTGGGCCTGTCTCGCAGCGCGCTGTACCGGCGGCTCCAGCACTACGGCATCAAGGGAGCTCGGTGA
- a CDS encoding sensor histidine kinase — MKKKRGPPQHDLQVLGLAWLAGLPGSAASLLLVWTGDFSAKVQWTLTTLVVGMFLGVGLLVRERVMRPLHAVANLLAGLREGDYSVRGRGARAGDALGEVLLEVNALGDTLREQRLGALEAGALLEQVMEEIDVGVLAFDGEGTLKLVNRAGERLLGQSRSQLVGKVAGALELTDLLEGPVPRRLTRTFAEEGGPYELRRGSFRQGGLPHHLVVLADLRLALREQEREAWRRLVRVLSHEINNSLAPIGSIAEALRDTLVQQPRPSDWEDDAKSGLGIIARRSESLARFMSAYARLARLPPPALADVEVDGWVRRVAALEKRRPVGVRAGPTLVVRGDVDQLEQLLINLVRNAVDAVLSAEGGGDVWVSWAVLSPGVVEVWVEDEGPGLADTGNLFVPFFTTKPQGSGIGLALSRQIAEAHGGALRLENRPEGRGCRARLKLPLDTPGLVASQG, encoded by the coding sequence GTGAAGAAGAAGCGCGGGCCCCCGCAGCATGACCTGCAGGTGCTCGGCCTGGCGTGGCTCGCGGGCCTGCCGGGCTCGGCGGCGTCGCTGCTGCTGGTGTGGACGGGGGATTTCTCGGCCAAGGTGCAGTGGACGCTGACCACGCTGGTGGTGGGCATGTTCCTGGGCGTGGGGCTGCTGGTGCGCGAGCGGGTGATGCGGCCGCTGCACGCGGTGGCCAACCTGCTGGCCGGCCTGCGCGAGGGTGACTACTCCGTGCGCGGACGCGGTGCGCGAGCGGGCGACGCGCTGGGCGAGGTGTTGCTGGAGGTGAACGCGCTGGGAGACACGCTGCGCGAGCAGCGGCTGGGAGCGCTGGAGGCGGGCGCGCTCCTGGAGCAGGTGATGGAGGAAATCGACGTCGGCGTGCTGGCCTTCGACGGCGAGGGCACGCTGAAGTTGGTGAACCGCGCGGGCGAGAGGCTGCTGGGGCAGTCGCGCTCGCAGTTGGTGGGGAAGGTCGCGGGAGCGCTGGAGCTGACCGACCTGCTGGAGGGCCCGGTGCCCCGGCGGCTGACGCGCACCTTCGCGGAGGAGGGCGGCCCGTACGAGCTGCGGCGTGGCTCGTTCCGCCAGGGCGGGCTGCCGCACCACCTGGTGGTGTTGGCGGACCTGCGGCTGGCGCTGCGCGAGCAGGAGCGCGAGGCGTGGCGACGGCTGGTGCGCGTGCTGAGCCACGAAATCAACAACTCGCTGGCGCCCATTGGCTCCATCGCCGAGGCGCTGCGGGACACGCTGGTGCAGCAGCCGCGTCCGTCGGACTGGGAGGACGACGCGAAGAGCGGCCTGGGCATCATCGCCCGGCGCTCGGAGTCGCTGGCGCGCTTCATGTCGGCGTACGCGCGGCTGGCGAGGCTGCCGCCTCCCGCGTTGGCGGACGTGGAGGTGGACGGCTGGGTGCGGCGGGTGGCGGCGCTGGAGAAGCGCCGCCCGGTGGGCGTGCGCGCGGGGCCGACGCTGGTGGTGCGTGGGGACGTGGACCAGTTGGAGCAGCTCCTCATCAACCTGGTGCGCAACGCGGTGGACGCGGTGCTGTCGGCGGAGGGTGGGGGCGACGTCTGGGTGTCCTGGGCGGTGCTGTCGCCGGGCGTGGTGGAGGTGTGGGTGGAGGACGAGGGCCCGGGGCTGGCGGACACGGGCAACCTCTTCGTGCCCTTCTTCACGACGAAGCCGCAGGGCAGCGGCATCGGCCTGGCGCTGAGCCGGCAGATTGCCGAGGCGCACGGTGGGGCCTTGCGGCTGGAGAACCGGCCGGAAGGGCGAGGCTGCCGCGCGCGGCTGAAGCTGCCGCTGGACACGCCGGGGCTGGTGGCCAGTCAGGGCTGA
- a CDS encoding glycoside hydrolase family 15 protein gives MQPLPSQYRRSGWVPSGVLRAVPLVLTFLCGVAPSARAEVAIQRTFLRLPSSNGHGAVMLDLEQKKVSHFREHLFATEEPIIDTVGADVFERGQPKVVHSRDLLFDAFFGLRSGGSQRWLSTQAADLEASGYAAWAAGKTGGTGLATLVQKVGALEVTTYVFAPQALPHASFVMALRVRNTGTAAVTGVSAFSLHNFHLGFGRPGVMAETDENGETVELTGDVFSEKGFAGVLAARPLGAVARKAAWLSTATGSQNGFNVVNGGGGQDLQEFTAQPSAGNGWATAYQFNLGDIAAGAEKWAGVVFAHHANPEAGATARQWLTDYAGASDAKTLVDAEVARWATFQRDTVKLPAGVAEDEESLVRHSAVVLHMAQVRESEAYLRESLTRDGETRRTRFKAPNSNTPVTLPGTVRHAGKGAVLASLPPGQWTYAWIRDGAYAAAAMATLGMNSDAKDALAYYLNADSGRFRDWRELQSYSMPPYIITLTRYHGFGVEETDFNESGPNLEFDGFGLFLWSLRHYERTTGDTTLVDQHWDTVSTKVADALVALIDPATGLIRADSSIWETHWNGRQRSWAYTSLTAARGLCDAAVLAERQGDADRALRYRNAGESIRRAMAEKLTDANYALASNLEELKVGRGYWDAAVFDAFAFGLFDPAGKISKATLRALDLRLSSPAGAGWQRNDDRYDHSGGADVSPWGSEYDSAEWVIVSLRGAVASRLAGDSARADRVLNWVKDQSLKNYLAVAETYDENNGTYKFNSPMVGFGAGAYALALAQRADATEDPACGAYFDESTLTKEPDAGTLDAGTQEPDAGTQQPDAGTSTDGDGDVGGGGCNTTGPGAMAMWLLVAFSGLVLALRRRGT, from the coding sequence ATGCAACCCCTTCCCAGCCAGTACCGCCGCTCCGGGTGGGTGCCCTCGGGCGTCCTCCGCGCGGTGCCCCTCGTCCTCACCTTCCTCTGCGGCGTGGCGCCGAGCGCCCGCGCCGAGGTCGCCATCCAGCGCACCTTCCTGCGCCTGCCCTCGTCCAACGGCCATGGCGCGGTCATGTTGGACTTGGAGCAGAAGAAGGTGTCGCACTTCCGCGAGCACCTCTTCGCCACCGAGGAGCCCATCATCGACACGGTGGGCGCCGACGTCTTCGAGCGGGGCCAGCCGAAGGTGGTGCACTCGCGCGACTTGCTCTTCGACGCCTTCTTCGGCCTGCGCTCGGGCGGCTCGCAGCGCTGGCTGAGCACGCAGGCGGCGGACCTGGAGGCCAGCGGCTACGCGGCCTGGGCTGCGGGGAAGACGGGCGGTACGGGCCTGGCGACGCTGGTGCAGAAGGTGGGCGCGCTGGAGGTGACGACGTACGTCTTCGCGCCGCAGGCGCTGCCGCACGCCTCCTTCGTCATGGCGCTGCGCGTGCGCAACACGGGCACGGCGGCCGTCACGGGGGTGAGCGCCTTCTCGCTGCACAACTTCCACCTGGGCTTCGGCAGGCCGGGCGTCATGGCGGAGACGGACGAGAATGGCGAGACGGTGGAATTGACGGGAGACGTCTTCTCGGAGAAGGGCTTCGCGGGCGTGCTGGCGGCGAGGCCGCTGGGCGCGGTGGCGCGCAAGGCGGCGTGGCTGTCCACGGCCACGGGCTCGCAGAATGGCTTCAACGTGGTGAACGGCGGCGGTGGGCAGGACCTGCAGGAGTTCACCGCGCAGCCCTCGGCGGGCAATGGCTGGGCGACGGCGTACCAGTTCAACCTGGGCGACATCGCGGCGGGCGCGGAGAAGTGGGCGGGCGTGGTCTTCGCGCACCATGCCAATCCGGAGGCCGGCGCCACGGCGCGGCAGTGGCTGACGGACTACGCGGGCGCGAGTGACGCGAAGACGCTGGTGGACGCGGAGGTCGCGCGCTGGGCCACCTTCCAGCGGGACACGGTGAAGCTGCCGGCGGGCGTGGCGGAGGACGAGGAGTCGCTGGTGCGCCACTCGGCGGTGGTGCTGCACATGGCGCAGGTGCGGGAGAGCGAGGCCTACCTGCGCGAGTCGCTGACGCGGGACGGAGAGACGCGCCGCACGCGCTTCAAGGCGCCCAACAGCAACACGCCGGTGACGCTGCCGGGCACGGTGCGGCACGCGGGCAAGGGCGCGGTGCTGGCCAGCCTTCCGCCGGGGCAGTGGACGTACGCGTGGATTCGGGACGGCGCGTATGCGGCGGCGGCCATGGCCACGCTGGGGATGAACAGCGACGCGAAGGATGCGCTGGCGTACTACCTCAACGCGGACAGCGGCCGGTTCCGCGACTGGCGCGAGCTGCAGTCGTACAGCATGCCGCCGTACATCATCACGTTGACGCGCTACCACGGCTTCGGAGTGGAGGAGACGGACTTCAACGAGTCGGGCCCCAACCTGGAGTTCGACGGCTTCGGCCTGTTCCTCTGGTCGCTGCGGCACTACGAGCGCACCACGGGGGACACGACGCTGGTGGACCAGCACTGGGACACGGTGTCGACGAAGGTGGCGGACGCGCTGGTGGCGCTCATCGACCCGGCGACGGGGCTCATCCGCGCGGACTCGTCCATCTGGGAGACGCACTGGAACGGGCGGCAGCGCTCCTGGGCGTACACCAGCCTCACGGCGGCGCGCGGCCTGTGTGACGCGGCGGTGCTGGCGGAGCGCCAGGGTGACGCGGACCGCGCGCTGCGCTACCGCAACGCGGGCGAGTCCATTCGCCGGGCCATGGCGGAGAAGCTGACGGACGCCAACTACGCGCTGGCCTCGAACCTGGAGGAGCTGAAGGTGGGCCGTGGCTACTGGGACGCGGCGGTGTTCGACGCGTTCGCCTTCGGCCTGTTCGACCCGGCGGGGAAGATTTCGAAGGCCACGCTGCGCGCGCTCGACTTGCGGCTGTCCTCGCCGGCGGGAGCGGGCTGGCAGCGCAATGACGACAGGTATGACCACTCGGGTGGCGCGGACGTGAGCCCGTGGGGCAGCGAGTACGACAGCGCCGAGTGGGTCATCGTCAGCCTGCGGGGCGCGGTGGCATCGCGGCTGGCTGGGGATTCGGCGCGGGCGGACCGGGTGCTCAACTGGGTGAAGGACCAGTCGCTGAAGAACTACCTGGCGGTGGCGGAGACGTACGACGAGAACAACGGCACGTACAAGTTCAACTCCCCCATGGTGGGCTTCGGCGCGGGAGCGTACGCGCTGGCACTGGCGCAGCGGGCGGACGCGACGGAGGACCCGGCGTGTGGCGCGTACTTCGACGAGAGCACGCTGACGAAGGAGCCGGACGCGGGCACGCTGGATGCGGGCACGCAGGAGCCGGACGCCGGCACGCAGCAGCCGGACGCGGGCACGTCGACCGACGGTGATGGAGACGTGGGCGGCGGTGGCTGCAACACGACGGGGCCGGGCGCGATGGCCATGTGGCTGCTCGTGGCCTTCTCGGGGCTCGTCCTGGCGCTGCGCCGCCGCGGCACCTGA